From the Theobroma cacao cultivar B97-61/B2 chromosome 2, Criollo_cocoa_genome_V2, whole genome shotgun sequence genome, one window contains:
- the LOC18606977 gene encoding plasma membrane-associated cation-binding protein 1 — translation MGYWKSKVLPKIEKVFEKNGSKKVAVEACKSFDDSKEEISQEFEDKRAVLQPKIVEIYEASPAEIKTIVKDPKEAGLKKHSADVNKFLEELTKIEFPGSKAVCEASSKNGAALVPGPVLFLLEKVSTLIVVQEPAAQEETSSKAKEIAVEEEKKEEVVVVEEKAKVAEPAKVEEAK, via the exons ATGGGGTATTGGAAATCTAAGGTTCTTCCGAAGATCGAAAAGGTTTTTGAGAAAAACGGTTCGAAGAAGGTTGCTGTCGAGGCTTGCAAGTCCTTTGATGATTCCAAG GAGGAGATCAGTCAGGAATTTGAAGACAAAAGGGCTGTGCTTCAACCGAAAATAGTTGAAATATACGAAGCTTCACCTGCTGAAATTAAG ACCATAGTTAAGGACCCCAAAGAGGCCGGGTTAAAGAAGCACTCCGCTGATGTTAACAAGTTCCTTGAAGAGCTCACCAAAATCg AGTTTCCGGGATCGAAAGCAGTGTGTGAAGCATCGTCAAAGAATGGGGCAGCCTTGGTACCAGGACCAGTGTTGTTTCTCTTGGAGAAAGTCTCAACCTTGATTGTTGTACAAGAGCCAGCAGCTCAGGAAGAAACGAGCAGCAAAGCGAAGGAGATAGCAGtggaagaagagaagaaagaagaggtTGTCGTGGTTGAAGAAAAAGCTAAAGTGGCGGAGCCTGCCAAGGTCGAGGAAGCAAAGTAA